In bacterium, a genomic segment contains:
- a CDS encoding NifB/NifX family molybdenum-iron cluster-binding protein: MRVAISTDGDSVSAHFGRCPSYTIVDIEDGKVIKKEVVDNPGHVPGAIPQFLHEKGVECIIAGGMGARAVGFFDEFGIKPIVGVQGRIDEIIEKLIKGELKGGASLCKPSAGKGYGIDKTLCDHPDENK; the protein is encoded by the coding sequence ATGCGTGTAGCGATTTCAACAGATGGAGATTCTGTCTCAGCTCATTTTGGAAGGTGTCCATCTTACACGATTGTAGATATTGAAGATGGAAAGGTAATTAAGAAGGAGGTTGTTGACAATCCAGGGCATGTGCCTGGTGCTATACCTCAGTTTCTTCATGAAAAGGGAGTTGAGTGTATTATAGCCGGAGGAATGGGAGCAAGAGCTGTGGGCTTTTTTGATGAATTCGGTATTAAGCCAATTGTAGGTGTGCAGGGGAGAATAGATGAGATCATTGAAAAACTAATCAAAGGCGAGCTTAAGGGAGGGGCAAGCTTGTGCAAGCCTAGTGCTGGCAAAGGATATGGCATAGACAAGACTCTATGTGATCATCCAGATGAAAACAAATGA
- a CDS encoding ATP-binding cassette domain-containing protein, with amino-acid sequence MKEMIKIKGLKYTYSDGTKALRGVDLSIFEGESIGLIGPNGAGKSTLLLHLNGILGGSGKVEIMGLEITDKNLDFIRSKVGLVFQDPEDQLFMPTVFDDVAFGLVNIGKEKEEINSSVKKALKEVDMLDSINRVSHHLSFGEKKRISLATVLSMNPEILVLDEPSSNLDPRSRRHLMEVLRGIRVTKIISGHDLELILDICNKVVVLDKGKIAAYGGTKEILSNKSLMESHWLEVPLSLR; translated from the coding sequence ATGAAAGAGATGATAAAAATAAAAGGCTTAAAATATACCTATTCAGACGGCACGAAGGCGCTCCGAGGAGTGGACTTAAGCATCTTTGAAGGAGAATCTATTGGTTTGATTGGACCAAATGGTGCAGGAAAATCTACTCTGCTTCTTCATTTAAATGGGATCTTAGGGGGAAGTGGCAAAGTAGAGATTATGGGATTAGAAATAACTGATAAGAATTTAGATTTCATTAGAAGTAAAGTCGGCTTGGTTTTCCAGGATCCAGAAGATCAACTCTTTATGCCCACTGTTTTTGATGATGTTGCCTTTGGATTAGTTAATATAGGAAAAGAAAAAGAAGAAATTAATTCATCTGTCAAAAAAGCCTTGAAAGAAGTAGATATGTTAGACTCAATTAACAGGGTATCTCATCATCTAAGTTTTGGTGAAAAAAAGAGGATATCTTTAGCTACTGTTTTATCAATGAACCCAGAAATTCTAGTTTTAGATGAGCCTTCAAGTAATTTAGACCCGAGGTCAAGACGACATCTAATGGAAGTACTTAGAGGTATAAGAGTTACCAAGATAATTTCTGGCCATGATCTAGAATTGATTTTAGATATTTGCAATAAAGTAGTTGTACTGGATAAAGGCAAAATAGCCGCCTATGGAGGTACAAAAGAAATTCTAAGTAATAAATCTCTTATGGAATCCCACTGGTTAGAAGTACCCCTATCTTTAAGGTAG
- a CDS encoding ABC transporter permease subunit, giving the protein MRAAWIIAKNVIEESIRKKEIYVLFILSIAMMSIVAMASFFSLTGLVKYFIELSFLIITYITVIIAVVVGARQVPTELNSRTIYPLMAKPLKRSEFIIGKWLGTSIISILCFLVFEGIFIILLFSKGSSVSGILIQGIFLHILQLMLMSSIVICLSAFMTNAANVTVSILYFILGHWIGKAISDVLDKCGAFLAWILKSINYILPHLDYFDLSKKIVHQWSPVPAWVIITVMIYALVYISIFLLIGTLKFQRKQL; this is encoded by the coding sequence ATGAGAGCTGCATGGATTATTGCGAAAAATGTAATTGAGGAATCTATTAGAAAGAAAGAAATATATGTTTTATTTATTCTATCTATTGCAATGATGTCCATAGTTGCAATGGCAAGTTTTTTCTCTCTGACAGGGTTAGTAAAGTATTTTATAGAATTATCCTTTCTCATCATTACCTATATAACTGTAATTATCGCTGTTGTTGTTGGAGCAAGACAGGTACCCACTGAGCTAAACAGCCGCACAATTTATCCGTTAATGGCAAAACCTCTAAAAAGATCTGAATTTATTATAGGAAAATGGCTTGGAACCTCTATTATTTCTATATTATGTTTTTTGGTTTTTGAGGGAATATTTATTATTCTCCTGTTTTCTAAAGGGAGTAGTGTATCGGGTATTTTAATACAGGGGATATTCCTGCATATTCTTCAGTTAATGCTCATGTCCTCTATTGTTATATGTCTGTCAGCTTTTATGACAAATGCCGCAAATGTTACGGTTTCTATCCTTTATTTTATTCTGGGACATTGGATCGGCAAAGCTATCTCAGATGTGCTTGATAAGTGCGGAGCATTCCTGGCCTGGATTCTCAAGTCTATTAATTATATTCTGCCTCATCTTGATTACTTTGACTTATCAAAAAAGATAGTTCATCAGTGGTCACCGGTACCAGCATGGGTAATAATAACAGTGATGATATACGCTCTTGTTTATATATCTATCTTTCTACTAATAGGTACATTGAAGTTTCAGAGAAAGCAATTGTAA
- a CDS encoding iron-sulfur cluster assembly scaffold protein gives MSKDFNHLVDKLQECVIKDASKIYSEQVIKQFTHPQNVGRMNDPDGAATIKGPCGDTVEIYLIIKNDEITESLFFTDGCGATIACGSITTRLAKGKTINEVLKISPADIIEELGGLPGENLHCAILTVNTLHKAVADYLLKKSNS, from the coding sequence ATGAGTAAAGATTTTAATCATCTCGTTGATAAATTACAGGAATGTGTGATTAAGGATGCAAGTAAGATTTATTCAGAGCAGGTAATTAAGCAGTTTACTCATCCACAGAATGTTGGGAGGATGAACGACCCGGACGGTGCCGCTACAATAAAAGGACCATGTGGAGATACAGTAGAGATTTACCTGATAATAAAGAATGATGAAATTACAGAATCTCTGTTTTTTACTGATGGATGTGGTGCAACAATAGCTTGTGGGTCAATTACAACACGGTTAGCAAAAGGGAAAACTATTAATGAGGTGTTAAAAATTTCTCCTGCAGATATTATAGAGGAACTGGGTGGGCTTCCTGGGGAGAACTTACATTGTGCAATTCTGACAGTGAATACCCTGCATAAGGCAGTCGCAGATTATTTACTGAAGAAGAGTAATAGCTGA
- a CDS encoding tetratricopeptide repeat protein: MPKIIFLILLLLAVILLQIPLQLYHYSAEDTAQSTSVIPGGEIVSKILGGVFSGSADLLWLKTDEYLHKGVTEHGHCHILEEADMGGHTQHKHEHNHKEIEHRHKLKYNRLDKLFAKLEYNLKPNITEHLHSKREDELMPWFKLATIFNPHHVRAYAVGGYWLAFRLGKLDEAIKFMAEGIKNNPDSYQISEEMGIVYFSKLKDYKKAQYYFERALKSQAKMDEYDKAGILRFLAFSHKFQGHTQKAIDCYKQVLRLFPENKKAKNFIDKWERGKE; the protein is encoded by the coding sequence ATGCCCAAAATTATATTTTTAATTCTATTACTGCTTGCTGTTATACTGCTTCAAATCCCTCTCCAGCTATATCATTATTCTGCAGAGGATACAGCCCAAAGCACTTCTGTTATTCCGGGTGGAGAAATTGTAAGTAAAATTTTAGGTGGCGTCTTTTCTGGTTCCGCAGATCTATTATGGCTAAAAACCGATGAATATCTTCATAAGGGAGTAACTGAACATGGACATTGTCATATTTTAGAAGAGGCAGACATGGGAGGGCATACACAACACAAACATGAACATAATCACAAAGAAATTGAGCACAGACATAAATTGAAATATAACAGATTAGACAAATTATTTGCTAAGCTTGAATACAATCTCAAGCCGAATATTACAGAGCATTTGCACAGCAAAAGAGAGGATGAGCTTATGCCATGGTTCAAGCTTGCAACTATATTCAATCCCCATCATGTGAGAGCGTACGCTGTTGGAGGATACTGGCTTGCGTTCAGGCTTGGGAAATTAGATGAAGCGATTAAATTTATGGCAGAGGGGATCAAAAATAATCCGGATAGCTACCAAATATCTGAGGAAATGGGAATAGTCTATTTTTCAAAGTTAAAGGATTATAAAAAAGCTCAATACTATTTTGAGAGGGCCCTCAAATCGCAGGCCAAAATGGATGAATATGATAAAGCAGGCATACTCAGATTCCTTGCTTTCTCACATAAATTTCAAGGACATACACAAAAGGCAATAGATTGTTACAAACAAGTTCTCAGGTTATTTCCAGAAAATAAGAAAGCTAAGAATTTTATAGATAAATGGGAACGGGGAAAAGAATAG
- a CDS encoding ABC transporter ATP-binding protein, giving the protein MEPIIEIRNLHAEYRTGKERTVALKGITLSAYKGEIFGFIGPNGAGKTTTINILLGFMHPTNGEALIFAEKSSSLKNRFRIGYLPEIAYYYPFLTPFKILAMYGKLFRIDKTILNNRIDSVLETVGLTEKKNTPIRNLSKGMSQRLGLAQAIINDPEVLILDEPNSGLDPIGKREIRDIILELKNRGKTIFFSSHELSEVELICDRVGIIDRGQILKTEKLDQIVGKIDTKQTVLEDIFIRMIKDKRA; this is encoded by the coding sequence ATGGAACCAATAATAGAAATCAGGAATCTTCATGCAGAGTACAGGACAGGCAAAGAAAGAACTGTTGCCCTAAAAGGTATAACTCTGTCTGCTTATAAGGGGGAAATATTTGGATTCATAGGACCTAATGGCGCGGGAAAAACAACAACTATCAATATCCTGTTAGGTTTTATGCATCCTACTAATGGAGAAGCACTTATATTCGCTGAAAAGTCCTCTTCATTAAAAAACAGGTTTAGAATTGGATATTTACCAGAGATAGCTTATTATTATCCATTTCTTACGCCTTTCAAGATTCTCGCAATGTACGGGAAATTATTTCGTATAGACAAAACCATATTAAACAACAGAATAGATTCTGTTCTGGAAACTGTTGGATTAACAGAGAAAAAAAATACTCCTATCCGAAACCTGTCAAAAGGCATGAGCCAGCGTCTTGGACTTGCACAAGCCATTATAAATGATCCTGAAGTTCTGATACTGGATGAACCTAATTCAGGTCTTGATCCAATTGGTAAAAGAGAAATACGCGATATTATCTTAGAACTCAAGAATAGAGGTAAAACCATATTTTTTAGCTCACATGAGCTTTCAGAAGTAGAACTGATTTGTGACAGAGTGGGAATAATTGACAGAGGACAAATTCTAAAGACTGAGAAGCTAGACCAAATTGTTGGTAAAATTGATACAAAGCAAACTGTATTGGAAGATATTTTCATCAGGATGATAAAGGATAAAAGAGCATGA
- a CDS encoding DUF4198 domain-containing protein has product MEKPVNFGVRVGGKNVSLLPTLQSKKGRWIDQTKDFTYWETMYKIRRPGDYTFYVEPKPYWEPAEDCYIIHYTKVCVNALGLEEGWDGEIGLETEIVPLTRPYGLWTGNVFTGMVKVKGRPVPFAEVEVEYYNEDGKIKPPADPYITQVVKADANGVFSYAMPKAGWWGFAALNEASWTMKDPGGKDKSIEIGAVYWVRTRDMK; this is encoded by the coding sequence ATGGAAAAACCAGTGAACTTTGGAGTAAGAGTTGGTGGCAAGAATGTGTCTCTGCTTCCGACTCTCCAGTCCAAGAAAGGAAGATGGATTGACCAGACGAAAGATTTTACCTACTGGGAAACTATGTATAAAATCAGGAGGCCTGGAGACTACACATTTTATGTCGAGCCCAAACCGTACTGGGAGCCGGCAGAAGACTGTTACATTATTCACTATACTAAGGTATGTGTGAATGCACTGGGACTTGAAGAAGGCTGGGATGGAGAAATTGGGCTAGAGACAGAGATTGTGCCATTAACTAGACCATATGGACTTTGGACAGGAAATGTATTCACTGGGATGGTAAAGGTAAAGGGAAGACCTGTCCCTTTTGCAGAGGTAGAAGTGGAATATTACAACGAAGATGGTAAGATAAAACCTCCTGCTGATCCATATATCACGCAGGTAGTCAAGGCTGATGCAAATGGTGTGTTTTCATACGCTATGCCCAAGGCCGGCTGGTGGGGTTTTGCTGCACTGAATGAAGCTTCATGGACAATGAAAGACCCTGGCGGAAAAGATAAATCCATTGAAATCGGTGCTGTTTATTGGGTTAGGACAAGAGACATGAAATGA
- the hflC gene encoding protease modulator HflC: protein MKAGNRFLIIMLVVVVGLSFLVFYKVDEREHVIITQFGHPVKTIGNPGLYYKWPDPVQTVNRFEKRLMLYRTRLIEYLTQDKKNIIVQCFVCWRIDNPLEFFQAVGNNINAAKKIDDIICAQLGSVLGNYEISSIISTKKNAVKIKEIEKTITKNSNKKTIDSYGIEIKEIGICRLALPQDNVESVYKRMKSERESIANKYRAEGREKADIIRSEANKIQSDILSEAYKDAEIIKGEGDAAATKIYAEAFEKDPAFYRFMRTLESYKRIIDDKTTVVLSSKSDLFKYLNKKTNEDSK, encoded by the coding sequence ATGAAAGCAGGAAATAGGTTTTTAATAATAATGCTTGTAGTTGTTGTAGGTCTATCATTTTTAGTCTTCTACAAGGTTGATGAGAGAGAACATGTTATCATTACTCAGTTTGGACACCCTGTTAAAACTATCGGGAATCCGGGCCTTTACTATAAATGGCCTGACCCTGTTCAAACAGTTAACAGATTTGAAAAAAGACTAATGCTTTATAGAACCAGATTGATTGAATATCTTACACAGGATAAAAAAAATATAATTGTGCAGTGTTTTGTATGCTGGAGGATTGATAATCCGTTAGAATTTTTTCAGGCAGTTGGAAATAATATAAATGCCGCAAAAAAGATCGATGATATTATTTGCGCTCAGCTTGGAAGCGTTCTGGGTAATTATGAAATATCGTCAATAATATCAACAAAAAAAAATGCTGTAAAAATCAAGGAGATAGAGAAAACTATAACAAAGAATAGCAACAAAAAAACTATAGATTCTTATGGCATTGAAATAAAAGAAATAGGGATATGTCGGCTTGCATTGCCTCAGGATAATGTTGAAAGCGTGTATAAAAGAATGAAGTCTGAAAGAGAATCAATTGCAAACAAATACCGCGCAGAAGGCAGAGAAAAGGCAGATATAATAAGATCTGAGGCTAATAAAATTCAGAGTGACATACTGTCTGAAGCCTATAAAGATGCTGAGATTATAAAGGGAGAGGGAGATGCCGCTGCTACAAAAATATATGCAGAAGCTTTTGAAAAGGATCCTGCGTTTTACAGGTTTATGAGAACTTTAGAATCTTACAAAAGGATAATTGATGACAAAACTACAGTTGTTCTCTCATCCAAATCCGATCTATTTAAGTATCTCAATAAAAAGACAAATGAGGATAGTAAATAG
- the hflK gene encoding FtsH protease activity modulator HflK has protein sequence MHKDRKNLIELKKDVLSALATDIHKLYRWFAVLLFGIYMLSGIYIVKTNEVGLVKRFGKVIRENVESGIHYRMPWPIDEVDKVKIKEVMRTELSFWSDKIDKDTLPSYCITGDKNIVHLKMIINYQIKEPKKFLYRIYNSDKILENSMYSAIIEAIAKVNVDDVLTTAKYRFQQDTMRLCQERLDFLGTGLEIKSVELKNIEPPSEVLPMFKDVVNAREDASTMIHDAESYSNKIIPNAQAEAAKTISQAQAYKIKKTAYAQGETNKFLKILEEYKKAEDITEFRLHVETLEKVMPKAKKYITDSHTNGKEIANTKFFINSEGK, from the coding sequence GTGCATAAAGACCGCAAAAATCTTATTGAACTAAAAAAAGATGTTCTATCTGCCCTTGCGACAGATATACATAAGCTATATCGCTGGTTTGCTGTATTACTATTCGGAATATACATGCTATCGGGCATATATATTGTAAAGACAAATGAAGTTGGACTTGTCAAGCGATTTGGGAAAGTAATACGGGAGAATGTTGAGTCCGGCATTCATTATCGTATGCCATGGCCAATAGACGAAGTTGATAAGGTGAAGATCAAAGAAGTTATGAGAACAGAACTTTCGTTTTGGTCGGATAAGATAGATAAAGACACACTTCCGTCTTACTGCATAACAGGGGATAAAAATATAGTTCATCTTAAGATGATAATTAATTATCAAATAAAAGAGCCAAAGAAGTTTTTATATAGAATTTATAACTCAGATAAGATCCTTGAGAATTCCATGTATTCAGCCATAATCGAGGCAATTGCTAAAGTAAATGTTGATGATGTTCTTACTACAGCTAAGTATAGATTTCAGCAGGATACTATGCGTTTATGTCAGGAAAGGTTGGATTTTCTGGGAACTGGTTTAGAGATAAAGTCAGTAGAACTTAAAAATATAGAGCCTCCATCAGAAGTTCTTCCAATGTTCAAAGATGTAGTCAACGCCAGAGAAGACGCTTCAACTATGATTCATGATGCAGAATCATATTCTAACAAGATCATTCCAAATGCGCAGGCAGAGGCTGCAAAAACAATCAGTCAGGCGCAGGCGTATAAGATAAAGAAGACAGCCTATGCGCAGGGAGAGACAAATAAATTCCTGAAGATATTAGAGGAGTATAAGAAAGCAGAGGATATTACAGAGTTTAGGTTACATGTGGAGACGTTGGAGAAAGTCATGCCTAAAGCAAAAAAATATATCACTGATTCACACACAAATGGCAAGGAAATAGCAAATACCAAGTTTTTTATAAACTCTGAGGGCAAGTAA
- the cbiQ gene encoding cobalt ECF transporter T component CbiQ, whose amino-acid sequence MHLPEIDKYAHLKSVFHSWDPRVKLISFSFLILSIALLPNLLSASLGLILAIILLFLSRIPFSFVLKHLRWVILSVLFFFIIMPLTVPGQKTIILSVIGVSHEGLRLSSLIALRAISICMIIFPMIGTMEFHKTIKALQRLKFPNKLIQLVMFTYRYIFVLLGELAKMSTAAKARLFKRGTNIHTLKITGNLIGMLFIRAFERTQRMYNAMVSRGYKGSIKTLDEFKLSNNDFLKASLIIIMAVMLHLTGHML is encoded by the coding sequence ATGCATCTTCCAGAGATTGATAAATACGCACATCTTAAATCTGTGTTTCATTCCTGGGATCCAAGAGTTAAGCTTATTTCCTTTTCTTTTTTGATTTTATCTATCGCTCTACTTCCTAATCTCTTATCTGCTTCTTTAGGACTCATTTTGGCTATAATTCTTCTCTTTCTATCCAGGATTCCATTTTCTTTTGTGCTAAAACATTTAAGATGGGTAATTCTTTCTGTCCTATTTTTCTTTATTATTATGCCTTTGACTGTTCCCGGTCAGAAGACTATTATTCTGAGTGTTATAGGTGTTTCTCATGAGGGATTGAGACTCTCTTCCTTAATAGCTTTAAGAGCAATAAGTATTTGTATGATTATTTTCCCTATGATTGGAACAATGGAATTTCATAAGACTATAAAGGCGCTTCAAAGACTTAAATTCCCTAATAAATTAATTCAACTAGTTATGTTTACATATCGTTATATCTTTGTCCTGTTGGGAGAACTAGCGAAAATGTCAACAGCTGCTAAAGCAAGATTGTTTAAGAGAGGAACAAATATCCATACCCTGAAGATAACAGGCAATTTGATAGGGATGCTGTTTATTCGAGCTTTTGAAAGAACACAGCGAATGTATAATGCCATGGTCTCAAGAGGATACAAGGGAAGCATAAAGACTCTGGATGAATTTAAACTCTCAAACAATGATTTTCTTAAGGCATCGTTAATTATAATCATGGCAGTCATGTTACATCTTACAGGGCACATGCTATGA
- the hflK gene encoding FtsH protease activity modulator HflK: MTKEEITALISSFVNLILTVIKFCLAIYTGSIALLAEAWHSLSDIFSSFMVFAAIRADRIGSISEERATQSQEIYRDTGSIFKDEDSHQKEKHSLAGKRFFTGLEEKVAVGIGLFLIFASYKIFMKVIHPETIAIRNPVPAALVILILALFSYLLFRFEVYVGEKSKSPGLVADGYHSKIDMFASMLVSVALVSEHIGFRIDKIAAVVICAAILIHALHVLTRALKAYIHPQGKTYLKGAQPHEDILVVFIKEKLPLLINRLYDALSRKLHLTGNYNQNKKILNKIITIVVLIIVAGIYFSSGIYMLKPYEKAIVERFGKPLNITKPVLPGLHYALPLPIDRINRVDTERIRRISIGYKASKDYQLILWTNVHYKEELPFLTGENSFLGLTMNVHYKVKDIYAFLYKNSSPEDLMMQLANTVLTNTLSKRAFFPTITVDRERLEEEILETLQTKLDEFKTGIWIEGIHFRDMHPPTDIAPAFEDVVSAQEDYETYIHKAKGYENKVIPHARATKIKMKNEAIAYRNNVLAKSNGEAGRFLDQQAAYRKHPDITETRLYIEGMEEILPDVQKFIICPKEGEKIPDIWFFQGNQSGISTIIREEK, translated from the coding sequence ATGACTAAAGAAGAAATAACAGCCCTTATATCGTCTTTTGTTAATCTGATATTAACAGTTATAAAGTTTTGTCTGGCTATATATACAGGCAGTATAGCTTTGCTTGCTGAAGCATGGCACTCATTATCTGATATATTTTCGTCATTTATGGTTTTTGCTGCCATCAGGGCAGATAGAATAGGCAGTATATCAGAAGAAAGGGCAACTCAATCTCAGGAGATCTATCGCGACACAGGTTCTATTTTTAAAGATGAAGACTCACACCAAAAAGAAAAGCACTCATTAGCAGGTAAACGGTTCTTCACTGGACTAGAGGAAAAAGTTGCTGTTGGAATAGGTCTTTTTCTTATTTTTGCATCATACAAGATTTTTATGAAAGTAATTCATCCTGAGACTATTGCTATTCGAAATCCAGTTCCAGCAGCTTTGGTTATATTAATATTAGCTCTATTTTCATATCTTTTATTTAGATTTGAAGTATATGTTGGAGAAAAAAGCAAATCTCCGGGACTTGTAGCGGATGGTTATCACTCAAAAATAGATATGTTTGCTTCAATGCTGGTATCTGTGGCGCTTGTAAGCGAACACATCGGATTTCGTATAGATAAGATAGCAGCCGTCGTTATTTGCGCAGCTATACTTATACATGCTCTACATGTGCTTACAAGAGCTTTAAAAGCATATATTCATCCGCAAGGAAAAACCTATCTAAAGGGTGCTCAACCGCACGAAGACATATTAGTGGTATTTATTAAGGAGAAGCTCCCTTTATTGATAAATCGTTTATATGACGCATTATCTAGGAAATTGCATCTGACTGGCAATTATAATCAGAATAAAAAGATATTAAATAAGATCATAACAATTGTAGTTTTAATAATTGTTGCCGGTATATATTTTTCTTCAGGGATATATATGCTGAAGCCCTATGAAAAAGCAATTGTGGAGCGCTTTGGTAAACCCCTGAATATTACGAAACCTGTTTTGCCTGGTCTTCATTATGCGCTTCCTTTACCTATTGACAGGATTAACAGAGTGGATACTGAGAGAATAAGGCGAATAAGTATTGGCTATAAAGCTAGTAAAGACTATCAGTTAATATTATGGACAAATGTTCATTATAAAGAAGAACTGCCTTTTTTAACAGGAGAGAACAGTTTTCTAGGTCTAACTATGAATGTGCATTACAAAGTTAAAGATATATATGCCTTTTTATACAAAAATTCATCCCCAGAGGATTTAATGATGCAGCTTGCCAATACCGTATTGACGAACACTCTATCAAAAAGAGCCTTCTTTCCAACAATCACTGTTGACAGGGAAAGACTTGAAGAGGAAATTCTCGAAACTCTCCAGACGAAACTTGACGAATTTAAAACAGGAATATGGATAGAAGGCATACACTTTAGAGACATGCATCCTCCTACAGATATTGCTCCTGCTTTTGAGGATGTTGTAAGCGCTCAGGAGGATTATGAAACATACATTCATAAAGCAAAAGGCTATGAAAATAAAGTAATTCCTCATGCTAGAGCCACAAAGATTAAAATGAAAAACGAAGCCATTGCTTACAGAAATAATGTGCTGGCAAAGAGCAATGGAGAAGCTGGAAGGTTTCTCGATCAGCAGGCTGCATATAGAAAGCATCCTGATATTACGGAAACCCGTCTTTATATAGAAGGAATGGAAGAAATTCTACCTGACGTCCAGAAGTTTATTATATGTCCTAAAGAAGGAGAAAAGATTCCTGACATCTGGTTTTTCCAAGGTAATCAATCAGGGATTTCCACAATAATTAGAGAGGAGAAATAA
- a CDS encoding NifB/NifX family molybdenum-iron cluster-binding protein codes for MKICITSQGDNLDSQVDPRFGRCQYFIITDTETSEFEAVQNPNLSGMGGVGIQSAQFMAEKQVKAVLTGNVGPNAFQGLQAAGVEIITGVSGNIKEAIEKYNKGELKATQGPSVNSKFGTGK; via the coding sequence ATGAAAATTTGTATAACTTCACAAGGAGATAATTTAGATTCGCAGGTTGACCCAAGGTTTGGGAGATGTCAGTATTTTATTATTACAGATACAGAAACTTCAGAGTTTGAAGCAGTTCAGAATCCGAATTTATCCGGTATGGGCGGAGTCGGCATTCAGTCAGCTCAATTTATGGCAGAAAAACAGGTAAAGGCAGTTTTGACAGGGAATGTTGGCCCAAATGCTTTTCAAGGGTTACAAGCAGCAGGTGTAGAGATAATAACGGGTGTATCCGGCAATATTAAAGAAGCGATAGAAAAATACAATAAAGGTGAACTTAAAGCAACTCAGGGACCAAGTGTAAATTCAAAATTTGGCACGGGGAAATAA